Proteins from a genomic interval of Thermococcus sp.:
- a CDS encoding glycosyltransferase, with product MSRPEVSVIIPTYNRAHLLKRAIKSVLRQSFDDFELIVVDDASPDNTPEVVESIDDGRIRYVRLKKNSGGPVARNTGIKKARGRFIALLDDDDEWLPHRLEVQIKKFEELGREFGVVYGGFYYISQQDGRILGKRLPQFRGDVYKQFLKENFVGSPTLLIRRECFKRAGLFDPKLTSSQDWDMWLRIAKHYKFDYVDEIVAKYYVHGRQISFNMKKYIPGRERFIHKHPDIRWNPRILSIHLSQMGLLLILGGSPGKGLEYLIQSFAMSPLNLDNYRKLTELAIDSRSIEYIKRILHFSR from the coding sequence ATGAGTAGGCCGGAGGTCTCGGTAATAATCCCGACGTACAATCGGGCCCATCTGCTCAAAAGGGCTATAAAAAGCGTTCTCAGACAGAGCTTCGATGATTTTGAGCTGATAGTGGTAGATGACGCGTCCCCAGATAACACGCCGGAGGTTGTCGAGAGCATAGACGATGGGAGGATCAGGTACGTACGTCTCAAAAAGAATTCTGGGGGTCCCGTGGCAAGGAACACTGGCATTAAAAAGGCCCGGGGGAGATTCATTGCCCTTCTCGACGACGACGATGAGTGGCTTCCCCATAGATTGGAAGTTCAGATCAAAAAGTTCGAAGAACTCGGGAGAGAATTTGGGGTGGTTTACGGCGGCTTCTACTACATATCCCAGCAAGACGGACGGATACTTGGGAAGAGGCTGCCGCAGTTTCGGGGGGACGTTTACAAGCAATTTCTGAAGGAAAATTTCGTGGGGAGTCCAACCCTTCTCATAAGACGAGAATGCTTCAAGAGGGCAGGGCTCTTTGATCCTAAGCTCACAAGCTCCCAGGACTGGGATATGTGGCTCAGGATAGCTAAACACTACAAGTTCGACTATGTAGATGAGATAGTTGCAAAGTACTACGTGCACGGGAGGCAGATATCGTTTAACATGAAAAAATACATACCCGGGAGAGAGAGGTTCATCCACAAGCATCCTGACATCAGATGGAATCCAAGGATACTGAGCATTCACCTGAGCCAGATGGGGTTGTTGCTTATCCTCGGAGGAAGCCCTGGTAAAGGGTTGGAATACTTAATACAATCTTTTGCAATGTCACCTCTAAACCTGGATAACTACAGAAAACTTACAGAGTTGGCTATTGACTCACGTTCCATTGAGTATATAAAGAGGATACTACACTTCAGTAGGTAG
- the galU gene encoding UTP--glucose-1-phosphate uridylyltransferase GalU, protein MKVKKAVIPAAGLGTRMLPITKSMPKEMLPIVDRPVIHYVVEEAIKSGIDDILIITGKGKRAIEDYFDRSFELEYYLREKGKIEELRQIEEIGEMADIHYVRQKKPLGLGDAILHAEKHVNGEPFAVLLGDDIIISNKPAIRQLIEVAEKKDSPVVGVEHVPHELVGKYGILDGEKIGNDLYRIKDLVEKPAPEEAPSNIAIIGRYVLTPDVFDALRETAPGKGGEIQLTDALRTLLNEKEMFARMIAGKRYDVGSKVGFIRANIELSLTRKELRDKIIGLMESILQEVRDE, encoded by the coding sequence GTGAAGGTTAAGAAGGCGGTCATTCCTGCCGCTGGCCTGGGAACAAGAATGCTCCCAATAACAAAGTCGATGCCCAAAGAAATGCTCCCCATAGTTGACCGTCCCGTTATTCATTACGTTGTCGAGGAAGCTATCAAGTCAGGAATCGATGATATCCTCATAATTACCGGGAAAGGCAAACGCGCAATTGAGGACTACTTTGATAGAAGCTTTGAGTTGGAGTACTACCTCAGAGAAAAGGGAAAAATCGAGGAACTGAGGCAGATTGAAGAAATCGGTGAAATGGCAGACATTCACTATGTCCGCCAGAAGAAGCCGCTAGGACTTGGAGACGCTATACTCCACGCCGAGAAACACGTGAACGGAGAACCCTTCGCTGTTCTCCTTGGAGATGATATCATAATAAGCAACAAACCCGCGATAAGGCAGCTGATTGAAGTCGCAGAAAAGAAGGACTCACCGGTTGTAGGGGTAGAACACGTCCCTCACGAGCTCGTTGGTAAATATGGAATCCTTGATGGGGAAAAGATCGGGAATGATCTCTACAGGATAAAGGATCTTGTGGAAAAACCCGCTCCGGAAGAAGCACCAAGCAACATTGCGATAATCGGTAGGTACGTTTTAACACCAGATGTGTTTGATGCTCTTAGAGAGACGGCCCCCGGGAAAGGGGGTGAAATACAACTTACCGATGCTCTCAGAACCCTTTTAAATGAAAAAGAGATGTTCGCAAGGATGATAGCGGGGAAAAGATATGACGTTGGGAGTAAGGTGGGATTCATAAGGGCCAATATCGAATTAAGCCTCACAAGGAAAGAGCTGCGGGATAAGATAATCGGACTCATGGAAAGCATTCTCCAGGAGGTTCGGGATGAGTAG
- a CDS encoding UDP-glucose/GDP-mannose dehydrogenase family protein translates to MRISIIGSGYVGLVTGMGFVKLGNEVIFVDVDERKVKMINNAKPPIYEEGLEELMKEFKGKYHATMGYHEAILNSDVTFIAVGTPSREDGSIDLKYVKEASKSIGEALQEKEDYHVIVVKSTVLPGTTEEIVKPILEEYSGKKSFEDFGLAMNPEFLREGVALKDFLNPDRVVIGVEDAKTRGILDELYAPINAPKLFTDIKTAEMIKYASNAFLATKISFANEIGNICKKLGIDSWRVFEGVGLDHRISPHFFKTGIGWGGSCFPKDMRALIRKAEELGEEPLILKAVVGVNERQPLKLIELLKKHVPNLKGRKIGVLGLAFKPNTDDVRETRAYVIIKKLLDEGAEVIAYDPQAMENFRRFYPDVGEKIEYVNSSDDVLRDTDAVLIVTEWSEFEELDYSEKIVIDGRRVKAAEKGAKIYEGVCW, encoded by the coding sequence ATGAGAATTTCCATCATAGGCTCCGGTTACGTGGGCCTCGTCACTGGCATGGGCTTCGTCAAGCTTGGGAATGAAGTCATTTTCGTGGACGTTGACGAAAGAAAAGTTAAAATGATAAACAATGCTAAACCCCCAATCTACGAGGAAGGCCTCGAAGAACTCATGAAAGAGTTCAAAGGCAAGTACCACGCTACCATGGGCTATCATGAGGCTATCTTAAACTCGGACGTGACGTTTATAGCAGTCGGGACACCCTCCAGAGAGGACGGTTCAATCGACCTCAAATACGTTAAAGAAGCGAGCAAATCAATTGGAGAAGCCCTTCAAGAGAAGGAAGACTATCACGTGATCGTCGTCAAGAGCACTGTCCTTCCGGGCACTACAGAAGAGATTGTAAAACCTATTCTCGAAGAGTATTCAGGGAAAAAATCCTTCGAGGACTTTGGTCTGGCGATGAATCCCGAATTCCTGCGCGAGGGAGTAGCGTTGAAGGACTTTCTCAACCCAGACAGGGTTGTAATCGGAGTCGAGGATGCAAAAACGAGAGGAATTCTTGATGAGCTTTACGCCCCAATTAACGCCCCAAAACTCTTCACTGACATTAAAACCGCCGAAATGATTAAGTATGCTTCAAACGCTTTCCTAGCGACAAAGATAAGCTTCGCGAACGAGATTGGGAACATCTGCAAGAAACTTGGAATCGACTCGTGGAGGGTCTTTGAGGGGGTTGGACTTGACCATAGGATTAGCCCGCACTTCTTCAAAACAGGAATCGGCTGGGGTGGCTCGTGCTTCCCAAAGGATATGAGGGCACTAATCAGAAAGGCTGAGGAACTGGGAGAAGAACCACTCATTCTCAAGGCGGTTGTAGGGGTCAACGAAAGACAGCCACTCAAGCTGATAGAACTCCTGAAAAAGCATGTTCCAAACCTGAAGGGAAGAAAAATTGGAGTCCTTGGTCTGGCATTCAAGCCAAATACTGACGACGTGAGGGAAACGAGAGCCTATGTCATTATCAAGAAACTACTTGACGAAGGGGCTGAAGTAATAGCCTACGATCCTCAAGCAATGGAGAACTTTAGGCGATTCTATCCTGATGTTGGCGAGAAAATCGAGTACGTCAACTCCTCCGATGATGTCCTCAGGGATACTGACGCTGTTCTGATAGTCACAGAGTGGAGTGAGTTCGAGGAGCTTGATTACTCGGAGAAGATTGTCATCGATGGTCGCCGGGTGAAAGCTGCAGAGAAGGGTGCAAAAATTTACGAGGGGGTGTGCTGGTGA
- a CDS encoding glycosyltransferase family 2 protein codes for MRSMKTRSYILVTPAKNEEKNLPLLARSVINQTIQPRLWVIVNDNSIDKTPEIIKQLEHEYEWIVGHTMGDSFHEYDPTMRYSEVVRAGFNVVQRLARENGIPYGYIGVVDADFILERRFFEKLMIKFHENPSMGIASGGVYLKSPDGKRIFWEKTNPKHPRGSPRLFRRECFNDVGGYRRFYTPDVVSNYLARLNGWEIGQVIDAIAVQLRPTQSRGGFFRAYLRQGRANYHLGVEPVSILFRALFMALFDNPTKASGLLVGYFSAFSQHENPMISKKIREFARKDMSVCSNIRKVLGMMYFGLADY; via the coding sequence ATGAGAAGCATGAAAACTCGAAGCTACATACTGGTAACACCGGCGAAAAATGAGGAAAAAAACCTTCCTCTGCTTGCCAGGAGTGTTATTAATCAGACCATCCAACCTCGCCTGTGGGTTATTGTTAATGATAATAGTATCGATAAAACTCCCGAGATTATCAAACAGTTGGAACATGAGTACGAGTGGATAGTTGGCCATACTATGGGGGATTCTTTTCACGAATATGACCCTACCATGAGATATTCCGAAGTTGTAAGGGCAGGTTTTAACGTTGTCCAGAGGCTTGCACGTGAGAACGGCATTCCCTACGGCTATATTGGTGTGGTAGATGCGGATTTTATTCTTGAGAGAAGGTTTTTTGAAAAACTCATGATCAAGTTTCATGAGAATCCCTCCATGGGAATAGCCAGTGGGGGAGTTTACCTAAAAAGCCCTGATGGAAAGCGAATTTTTTGGGAGAAAACTAACCCAAAGCACCCAAGGGGTAGTCCCCGGCTGTTTCGAAGAGAGTGTTTCAACGATGTGGGTGGATACCGCCGGTTTTATACTCCCGACGTTGTCTCAAATTATCTTGCGCGGCTCAACGGGTGGGAAATTGGCCAGGTTATAGATGCTATAGCTGTCCAGCTAAGACCCACCCAGAGTAGAGGCGGTTTCTTTCGAGCATACCTCCGCCAGGGCCGAGCCAATTATCATCTTGGTGTTGAACCCGTATCTATTCTATTTCGAGCGTTGTTTATGGCTCTCTTTGATAATCCCACAAAGGCTAGTGGGTTGCTTGTAGGATATTTTTCAGCATTTTCTCAACACGAGAACCCCATGATTTCAAAAAAAATAAGGGAATTTGCGAGGAAAGATATGAGTGTGTGTAGTAATATCCGGAAGGTCTTAGGGATGATGTATTTTGGACTTGCTGACTACTAA
- a CDS encoding alkaline phosphatase family protein, which produces MERIIILGIDGLEYKFVKEWDLQHIKQTTYSKTDLSDFEVIVTPPIWAAMLTGRKIPEIEEPFVKREKMIAKESNISKVKPPWYVKLGAKILPLPIRKRLGDLMAPNPFEKTYDYLLRTKKYRTMFDYFDKTWTNGIPSYGRNVSTPEVKAAMAEAVKGNLKPLVEYAMETYEQDRKALFEALEGDYELIFWYTPFLDEISHFYIRKKLKLMNIYFDVNKLVRDVSEKLDEGDVLYIISDHGMEPIPGDPRGGDHSDHGFFSSNTGEVIKKPQDLFKLVVSKSKIHHP; this is translated from the coding sequence ATGGAGAGGATAATCATACTGGGAATAGACGGACTGGAATATAAGTTTGTAAAAGAGTGGGATTTACAACACATCAAACAGACAACATATTCAAAAACTGATCTTTCTGATTTTGAAGTGATAGTAACACCGCCAATATGGGCCGCAATGCTTACTGGAAGAAAAATACCTGAGATCGAAGAGCCGTTTGTAAAAAGAGAGAAAATGATAGCAAAAGAGAGCAATATATCAAAAGTTAAACCCCCGTGGTATGTAAAACTCGGAGCCAAAATCCTCCCCCTCCCGATACGAAAGAGGCTCGGAGACCTCATGGCACCCAATCCATTTGAAAAGACATACGACTACCTCCTCAGGACGAAGAAGTACAGAACCATGTTCGACTACTTTGACAAGACTTGGACAAACGGCATCCCATCCTACGGAAGGAACGTTTCAACCCCAGAGGTAAAGGCAGCGATGGCGGAAGCCGTTAAGGGCAATCTAAAGCCTCTCGTGGAATACGCGATGGAGACATATGAGCAGGATAGAAAGGCCCTCTTTGAGGCGCTTGAAGGAGATTACGAGCTTATTTTCTGGTACACCCCCTTCCTTGACGAGATTTCTCACTTCTACATCAGGAAAAAGCTGAAGCTGATGAACATATACTTTGACGTGAACAAGCTTGTCAGAGATGTCTCAGAGAAGCTGGACGAAGGTGATGTGCTCTATATAATTTCAGATCACGGGATGGAGCCCATACCAGGGGATCCACGCGGTGGGGACCACTCTGACCACGGCTTTTTCAGCAGCAATACTGGGGAGGTTATAAAGAAGCCTCAGGATCTTTTCAAGTTAGTAGTCAGCAAGTCCAAAATACATCATCCCTAA
- a CDS encoding glycosyltransferase family 2 protein, translated as MSMSVSVIISTLYKRPREFKECLESIIEQTVRPTEVIIINGSFDGSWEKMREEFEDIFKKMRDAGIAVKHIPLPGASLPHARNTGAKLGKGEILLFLDDDVVLERDYIENLIKVYEKYSNAMGVQGFITNRIRPNNLLIRFGFLKFLWWLLQRGYYEVDVHKQLPSIFEVLPHRVTKVIGRESFSGTNMSYRREVFKTLEFDERLKRYAIGEDKDFSYRVHKLFPGSLYQTPHARLVHQEAPAGRLPSKQFETMKQVYHLYLFYKLFEQNPKNKIIYILGRIGDLLLHSILFMSSDFKKEKALKSIYMIEAMWIALSNRNRIKKGDINFWWKEAS; from the coding sequence ATGTCCATGTCCGTATCAGTTATCATATCAACACTCTACAAACGTCCCAGAGAGTTCAAAGAGTGCCTCGAGTCCATAATTGAACAGACAGTCCGCCCCACAGAGGTTATCATCATCAACGGTAGCTTCGATGGTTCATGGGAGAAGATGAGGGAGGAGTTCGAGGACATCTTCAAGAAAATGCGAGACGCCGGAATCGCCGTGAAGCATATTCCCCTCCCGGGTGCCAGCCTACCCCATGCCAGGAACACGGGAGCAAAGCTCGGAAAGGGAGAGATACTTCTCTTCCTCGACGACGACGTCGTTCTTGAGAGAGACTACATAGAGAACCTCATCAAGGTATATGAAAAATACTCAAACGCCATGGGTGTTCAGGGTTTTATAACCAATAGAATACGCCCAAACAACCTGCTCATCAGGTTTGGTTTTCTGAAGTTCCTCTGGTGGCTCCTCCAGCGCGGCTACTACGAGGTCGATGTTCACAAACAACTCCCTTCAATCTTTGAGGTTCTCCCCCACCGTGTTACCAAAGTGATAGGGCGAGAGAGCTTCAGCGGAACGAACATGTCCTATCGGAGAGAAGTCTTTAAAACTCTCGAATTCGACGAGCGCCTCAAGAGGTATGCAATAGGAGAAGACAAAGACTTCTCATACCGAGTTCACAAGCTATTTCCGGGTTCGCTCTACCAAACCCCTCACGCAAGGCTAGTGCATCAAGAAGCTCCAGCGGGAAGGCTCCCATCAAAGCAGTTTGAAACTATGAAACAGGTTTATCACCTCTATCTGTTCTACAAGCTCTTTGAGCAGAACCCCAAAAACAAGATTATTTATATTCTTGGCAGGATTGGAGATCTCCTGCTTCATTCTATACTCTTCATGAGTTCCGACTTCAAGAAGGAGAAAGCTCTCAAGAGTATTTACATGATTGAAGCTATGTGGATTGCCCTCTCAAACCGAAATAGGATTAAGAAGGGGGATATAAACTTCTGGTGGAAGGAGGCAAGTTAA
- a CDS encoding sulfotransferase: MGPLSFLASRTNYTLDLITAHLHDFRIEDTIVISGTRRSGSTWLMELLESIPEYKSIFEPFHPSWYPEFRKLGIPYDPYVPTQEDYPKLRAYLGKVFTGRVGAQFPHRQYLRLGTIIRRFKASKLVVKFVRANTMLPWIANTFNLRATYFIIRHPCATIASQLATGFFSKITVDQLLNEVNKVPELAENEELVTRLRGINSQIERLAAIWAFENYIPLASKKPYPWYTVIYERLVVNPEEELGAIFGYIGEEVPEEAVKRIKTPSKVTRKTYGKDYIGTPRQLIKWREKLSERQVRGILEIISWFGLDFYDEHPEPDYDSLASWGVKI; encoded by the coding sequence ATGGGACCGCTCTCGTTCCTCGCCTCTAGAACCAATTACACCCTCGATTTAATCACCGCGCACCTACACGATTTTAGAATCGAGGACACCATAGTAATCTCTGGAACTCGCCGTTCTGGTTCCACGTGGCTTATGGAGCTTCTAGAGTCCATTCCAGAATATAAATCCATCTTCGAGCCATTTCACCCCTCATGGTATCCCGAGTTCAGGAAGCTTGGCATACCCTACGACCCCTACGTTCCCACACAGGAGGACTACCCGAAGCTGAGGGCATATTTGGGGAAGGTTTTTACCGGTCGGGTGGGAGCCCAATTCCCCCACAGGCAGTACCTTAGATTGGGGACCATAATCCGCCGTTTCAAGGCATCCAAGCTCGTTGTTAAGTTTGTTAGAGCAAACACAATGCTTCCATGGATAGCAAACACGTTCAATCTGCGGGCTACCTACTTCATAATCAGACATCCCTGCGCCACGATAGCTTCCCAGCTCGCCACGGGCTTCTTCTCGAAGATAACCGTGGATCAGCTCCTGAATGAGGTTAACAAGGTTCCAGAGCTTGCGGAGAATGAGGAGCTTGTCACGCGTCTGAGAGGGATCAATTCCCAGATAGAGCGTCTGGCCGCTATCTGGGCCTTTGAAAACTACATTCCTCTGGCCTCTAAGAAGCCGTATCCATGGTACACTGTGATCTATGAGCGTCTCGTTGTGAATCCAGAGGAGGAGCTGGGGGCAATTTTTGGGTACATCGGAGAGGAAGTGCCAGAGGAGGCCGTAAAGCGGATAAAAACGCCCAGCAAAGTAACTAGGAAGACCTATGGAAAGGATTACATAGGTACTCCCAGGCAGCTTATAAAATGGCGCGAAAAGCTTAGTGAGAGGCAAGTCAGGGGAATACTCGAGATTATCTCCTGGTTTGGCTTGGATTTCTACGACGAGCATCCTGAACCTGATTACGATTCTCTTGCATCATGGGGAGTAAAAATCTAG
- a CDS encoding cation diffusion facilitator family transporter, with translation MEEIYRPIWVSIMGNVVLSIIKVIVGLMYSSIALISDGVHSLSDVITSVIGYAGIRISSKPPDRSHPFGHSRFEPLVAFLIGEALLIVAYEIGRDAVYRILHGGTIQVNSLMLGVTVLSILSKEAMFRYSVYVGKKLNSQILIADAYHHRSDALSSVAVLVGLVAQRFGFGYGDSLAGLVVALFLVKVALDIILTNLGYLTGQAPPFEVCERIKKTALSVPNVLGVHDLRAHYVGNKLHVELHIEVPPELTLKEAHDISEDVKKRIERLPEVEVAFVHVDIKGVTK, from the coding sequence GTGGAGGAGATATACAGGCCGATATGGGTCAGCATAATGGGGAACGTGGTGCTCTCTATCATCAAGGTCATCGTGGGACTAATGTATTCCAGCATAGCCTTAATCTCTGATGGAGTCCACTCTCTCAGCGACGTCATAACGAGCGTCATAGGCTACGCCGGAATAAGGATATCCTCCAAACCGCCGGACAGGAGTCACCCCTTCGGCCACTCCCGCTTCGAGCCTCTGGTGGCGTTCTTAATCGGCGAGGCGCTCCTCATAGTCGCCTACGAGATAGGAAGGGACGCCGTCTACCGTATCCTCCACGGAGGCACTATCCAGGTCAATTCCTTGATGCTGGGCGTCACGGTTCTGTCCATCCTCTCCAAGGAGGCCATGTTCAGGTATTCCGTCTACGTTGGAAAGAAGCTCAACAGCCAGATACTCATAGCGGACGCATACCACCACAGGAGCGACGCGCTGAGCAGCGTGGCCGTTCTCGTGGGGCTTGTGGCCCAGAGGTTTGGGTTTGGCTACGGGGATTCCCTGGCAGGCCTCGTTGTGGCCCTGTTTCTTGTGAAGGTCGCACTGGATATAATCCTGACAAACCTCGGCTACCTGACCGGGCAGGCTCCGCCCTTTGAGGTGTGTGAGAGGATAAAGAAGACCGCCTTAAGTGTCCCGAATGTCCTCGGAGTCCACGATTTAAGGGCGCACTACGTTGGAAATAAGCTCCACGTTGAGCTCCACATCGAGGTTCCACCCGAGCTCACGCTGAAGGAGGCCCACGACATCAGCGAGGATGTGAAGAAGCGCATAGAGAGGCTGCCCGAGGTGGAGGTCGCCTTCGTCCACGTGGACATCAAGGGGGTCACGAAGTAA
- the mfnA gene encoding tyrosine decarboxylase MfnA, giving the protein MFPRKGASEKEVLEELEEKTSLDLTFDSGRILGSMCTYPHPFAVEIVRRYIDRNLGDPGLHVGSQRVEEEAVEMLSNLLGLEKGYGHIVSGGTEANILAVRAFRNIAGTENPELILPESAHFSFLKASEMLGVKLVWAGLRKDYSVDVKDVEAKITDNTIGIVGIAGTTGLGVVDDIPALSDLAIDYGLPLHVDAAFGGFVIPFAKELGYDLPDFDFRLKGVKSITIDPHKMGMVPIPAGGIIFREKKFLEAISVPAPYLAGGKVWQATITGTRPGASALAVWAMIKHLGFEGYKEVVGKAMGLSRWFAGELKKIPGVYLIREPVLNIVSFGTKNLEEVEEELKRRGWGISAHRGYIRIVMMPHVKREHLEEFLEDLRATIEGITS; this is encoded by the coding sequence ATGTTCCCGAGAAAAGGCGCGAGCGAAAAGGAGGTTCTGGAGGAGCTTGAGGAAAAAACGTCTTTAGATTTAACCTTTGACTCGGGGAGAATCCTCGGCTCGATGTGCACCTACCCCCACCCCTTTGCAGTTGAAATCGTCAGGAGGTACATAGACAGGAATCTCGGTGATCCCGGCCTCCACGTAGGGAGTCAGAGGGTCGAGGAGGAAGCCGTTGAGATGCTGTCAAACCTCCTGGGCCTGGAGAAAGGCTACGGGCACATAGTCTCCGGTGGCACTGAGGCCAACATCCTGGCGGTGCGGGCCTTTCGGAACATCGCCGGGACCGAGAACCCCGAGCTGATACTCCCTGAGAGCGCCCACTTCTCCTTCCTGAAGGCGAGCGAGATGCTGGGGGTAAAACTCGTCTGGGCGGGGCTGAGGAAGGACTATTCGGTCGATGTTAAGGACGTCGAGGCCAAAATCACTGACAACACCATAGGAATCGTCGGCATCGCCGGCACCACCGGGCTGGGCGTCGTCGACGACATTCCAGCTTTGAGTGACCTGGCCATCGACTATGGCCTTCCGCTTCACGTGGATGCTGCCTTCGGGGGGTTCGTGATACCTTTTGCGAAGGAGCTCGGCTACGATCTTCCCGACTTTGACTTCAGGCTGAAGGGCGTGAAGAGCATAACCATAGACCCCCACAAGATGGGGATGGTGCCCATTCCTGCAGGGGGAATAATATTCCGGGAAAAGAAATTCCTTGAGGCGATAAGTGTCCCCGCCCCCTACCTGGCCGGCGGAAAGGTGTGGCAGGCGACGATAACCGGAACCAGACCGGGAGCAAGTGCTTTGGCTGTCTGGGCGATGATAAAGCACCTCGGGTTCGAAGGCTACAAGGAGGTCGTGGGAAAAGCGATGGGGCTGAGCAGATGGTTCGCCGGGGAACTGAAAAAGATACCCGGCGTTTATCTCATCAGAGAGCCCGTTCTCAACATAGTGTCCTTTGGAACCAAAAACCTTGAGGAGGTTGAGGAGGAGCTGAAGAGGCGCGGCTGGGGCATAAGCGCCCACAGGGGCTACATAAGGATAGTCATGATGCCCCATGTGAAGAGGGAGCATCTGGAAGAGTTCTTGGAGGATTTGAGGGCGACTATTGAAGGAATTACTTCGTGA
- a CDS encoding cation:proton antiporter, producing MDFLPALAILLVVAKSIEWLFERVGIHPIIAHVLTGVLLGPFLLGVIEPTEELGVLAEFGLIMMMLYMGLTSNFSAIAQNTKKAVVVASLGVAFSFIFGFLTVMYFGKGMTAAIFIGITLGNTAIEVTSGVLAKERVKREVSSIIMGAAFADDIMAVYLIGIITALAGGGLDLVSFGILTVKIFAFIAATLLISEYVFKRARWFYSIVRNLNVFFTFTLILTFALAIIAEKAGLNQIIGAYLAGLTISRLRERKDPLVVTRIKLNELIEDLQVVLTEFFIPLFFIYVGLMFNPPTAGMSLALIGALYLSAVFGKLFGCGLGSKIFGLSWRDSILVGIGMGGRGSLELAILTFGLSAGLIDQVLFASFITVSMLTALTTPLFFKTYIQRAKA from the coding sequence GTGGACTTCCTGCCCGCGCTGGCAATTCTGCTGGTGGTAGCGAAGAGCATTGAATGGCTCTTTGAGAGGGTCGGGATACACCCGATAATAGCCCACGTCCTCACCGGTGTTCTCCTGGGGCCCTTTTTACTGGGCGTCATTGAACCGACGGAGGAACTGGGGGTCCTGGCGGAGTTCGGGCTGATAATGATGATGCTCTACATGGGGCTCACCAGCAACTTCTCCGCGATAGCCCAGAACACCAAGAAGGCGGTTGTGGTTGCCAGCCTCGGAGTTGCGTTCTCGTTCATTTTCGGATTTCTCACCGTGATGTACTTCGGCAAGGGCATGACGGCGGCCATATTCATAGGAATAACCCTCGGAAACACGGCAATAGAGGTGACGAGCGGAGTCCTGGCCAAGGAGCGGGTCAAGAGGGAGGTCTCGTCCATCATCATGGGGGCGGCCTTCGCGGACGATATAATGGCGGTCTATCTCATAGGCATCATAACGGCCCTCGCCGGCGGCGGCCTTGATCTTGTCTCCTTTGGGATTCTGACCGTCAAGATATTTGCGTTCATAGCGGCCACACTGCTAATCTCAGAGTACGTTTTCAAGAGGGCGAGGTGGTTCTACTCAATCGTCAGAAACCTTAACGTCTTCTTCACCTTCACCCTTATCTTAACCTTTGCACTTGCAATCATAGCCGAGAAAGCCGGCCTCAACCAGATAATCGGAGCCTACCTTGCAGGCCTTACAATAAGCAGGCTGAGGGAAAGGAAAGACCCCCTCGTGGTCACCAGGATAAAGCTGAACGAGCTCATCGAGGATCTCCAGGTGGTTCTCACCGAGTTCTTCATACCCCTGTTCTTCATCTACGTCGGGCTCATGTTCAATCCCCCAACGGCGGGAATGAGCCTTGCCCTCATAGGGGCACTCTACCTGTCCGCGGTTTTCGGGAAGCTCTTCGGATGCGGTCTGGGGAGCAAAATCTTCGGCCTCAGCTGGAGGGACTCAATACTCGTCGGCATAGGCATGGGCGGGAGGGGAAGCCTGGAGCTGGCCATACTGACCTTTGGCCTCAGCGCTGGCTTAATAGATCAGGTTCTCTTTGCCAGCTTCATAACAGTCTCGATGCTGACCGCGCTGACGACTCCCCTGTTCTTCAAGACCTACATCCAGAGGGCAAAAGCTTAA
- a CDS encoding DUF131 domain-containing protein, which translates to MDKGSLLILTGMGMILLGFLLVFIGTAVSALGGDGEIEGGGVIMIGPIPIIFGTGRGVSIAAILAIILMALWIIGALLARRG; encoded by the coding sequence ATGGACAAGGGGAGCCTGCTCATACTGACGGGCATGGGGATGATACTGCTCGGATTCTTGCTAGTCTTTATTGGAACCGCGGTATCGGCCCTCGGTGGCGATGGCGAAATTGAAGGCGGCGGGGTCATAATGATAGGCCCCATACCGATAATCTTCGGGACGGGCAGGGGCGTGAGCATCGCAGCGATACTTGCGATAATACTGATGGCACTCTGGATAATAGGCGCTCTGCTGGCGAGGAGGGGATGA